The sequence ATTTTTCCCGACGAACTCTTTTATTCTCTCGGCGGCTTCTTCCCTGGACACTTTCTTTTCCGTCAGGAATTGAATAACGTTTTCTCTCACCCAGTCGCTGACTTTGCCGTCGTATTCCAGCTCGAGATAGAGCTCTCGGCCGTCTAATTTTACCAGGCCCACCGACAGCAGCTCTCCTTCATACGGGTTTAGGCTCGAGAACTCCGTGTCAAAAAAAATTATATTATCTGAAAAAGGCTTGAACATGAATTTATTATTTTCCCATGGCATTTCAGTACCAGAACCTGCGGTTCGGTACGGGGCTTCGGCCAGCAAGACTGGCCTCGCTTTTTAATTTCATTTCTGCGTCCGCAGGATTATTTTAAATCAAATTCTCTGATAATATTCGTGCATGTACCGCTTGGACCCATTTCGGAAATACCCATCCTTACAATCTTTACAACTTTCAAACCGTTAGTACTGTTTAAATTATTTACAGCTTTTTCTGCGGCTTCTTCAGAAATTAATCTTCCTAAAGATAAATGGGGATGATAGAGTTTCAGCACATTCGGATAACCGTATTTCCGTATCATTTCCTCTTGTTCCTTGTTATACCTCCCCTCTTTAATCTCATTTAAATGCTTCTCCCGAATTTTCCCATTACGAAACTGATTTAACGCATTGACAATTGTCTCATGAATTTTTACCACTATATCAGTTCTTTCAAAATCGATTATTACAGATTTGTCTCCCGCATTTAATCCCACTACAGGTAAGTCAAATTTGCTTATTCCTTTCGAAATTTTTTCCACTACTTCAATAATCTTAGGAATATTCCCCTCGGAAAACTCTGGAGAATATACAGTAATGTGAATAAAGTATTTCTTGTCGTCAATATGAAACACTTCCTCATCCGCAAACCCGATCTTACTCGCAAGATCTAAAACTTTAACCCGAGATTTATCGTCTACTATCAAAATGATATTTAACCTTCTCCATTTCATATTATTTTTGTCTTCATTTCCCATAGCCCTTCTGTTATTTATTTCAGTGAGTGAGATATCATGCGGACATTTCTTTTTTGTGGATAATTATATCTTCCAACAGCTTTTTAGCTTTTTAGCTTTTCGAGTAAAACGGATGTCCTTTTTTTAATAGCGCGACCAACCCTTCGCTTTTAATCGGTAGTTTTCTCAAAAACCTTTTTGCAACAGTAAAAAGATACTTTTCATATTCTTTGCGTTGTTCTCGAACCGATCTGTTGGTTGCTACGGGCAGAGGAGTAATTTGGTAGTTTTCTCCTAAAACCCTGCGGAATATCCATAACGCTCATCTCATATGCCAATCAGATGTGATAAGTAATATCCTTTTCCAACTCCTGTGTTTTTCATTTTCCATTACCTGTTTTGAGAAAACAGCATTGCTAATGGTATCAAGCGATTTTGTTTCTCGATATATCCTCTTTGTTTTAACTCTCTTCGATACCAAATAATCTTTCATTGCTTGCGCTTCAGTAATTTTTGGCGTCTCTTTCGCAAGACCGCTCCAACGACCGCTCAACAATACGGGTATACCGGGAAATTTCTCTTTATTTCTTAGAAAACCATCTAATCGTTCTTTGGGAGCTTGCAATATCCTGCCTTGTCTATCAATGCCGCCACCCAAAACAATTACTACATCTATTTTTTTCATATTTTTATCCCTCATTTTCCGTGATGCCTCGTTT is a genomic window of bacterium containing:
- a CDS encoding YdcF family protein gives rise to the protein MKKIDVVIVLGGGIDRQGRILQAPKERLDGFLRNKEKFPGIPVLLSGRWSGLAKETPKITEAQAMKDYLVSKRVKTKRIYRETKSLDTISNAVFSKQVMENEKHRSWKRILLITSDWHMR
- a CDS encoding DUF1045 domain-containing protein gives rise to the protein MGNEDKNNMKWRRLNIILIVDDKSRVKVLDLASKIGFADEEVFHIDDKKYFIHITVYSPEFSEGNIPKIIEVVEKISKGISKFDLPVVGLNAGDKSVIIDFERTDIVVKIHETIVNALNQFRNGKIREKHLNEIKEGRYNKEQEEMIRKYGYPNVLKLYHPHLSLGRLISEEAAEKAVNNLNSTNGLKVVKIVRMGISEMGPSGTCTNIIREFDLK